In Methanomassiliicoccales archaeon, the genomic window CCTCCGCTCAGCAGAATGCCTTCAGCTCCCTGCTTGATGACCGAAGATACAACGCATAACAGCTCTTCAGGCGATGTCGCAGGGATCATGTCACGGAGGTAGATTCCACGGCAGTGATCGCACATCAGAGTGCAGCGTGGCCCCGTGATCGAGATAGCTGGAAAATTTCTGCCCGGGTAAAATGCGGTGATCGTTTCACTCATGACTCCTTCCAATCTAAAACGCACTCTTCACCAAAATATTTATTCGATTGAGACACTTCCACGAAGCGGAGATGATATGAGAGCGTTCAGGGTGGAAGGCACGTTCAAGATCAATCCTCGAAAGAAACAGAAGTTTAGCATTGAGATCGCAGCGACCGACGAGAAGGACGCGATTCACAGGATACTCTCGAACCTCGGGAGCAGGCATAAGGTTCCTCGCAAGCAGATCCAGTTGAATGAGGTCAAGGAGATCAGCATTGAAGAGGCCACTGACCCAGTCGTTAGATATCTCGCAGGAGGGGCGCGATGAGCGAAAAAGAGTTGCAGGAGTCGCTCGCCCTTCTTGATCTTTACAGGGCGCAGATCGAGAGCCTCGCCGAGCAGCAACAGATTGTCCAGGCATCAATTGAAGAGCATATGAGGGCGAAGTCAACGCTCGCGAGCATCTCTGAATCCGAAGAAGGTACGGAGGTCCTCGTGCCAGTTGGTGGAAATTCATTCGTCTTTGCGAAGGTGGCTTCGAACAGGAAGGCGATCGTCGGGATCGGCAGCGGAGTTTCAGTCGAAAAACCCATGGATGAGGCGGTCAAAACGATCGAATCAAGGTTACAGGAACTTATCGACACCTTCAACAAACTCGGTGAGAGAAGATCGGCGCTCGAGGCACAGAGTTCCCAGCTGACGAGAAAAATCCAGGAAACCTATCAGAAAGTGCAGCAGAAGATTTAGGACTGGTGGCCAAGTTGTTCGAGTCGCTGAAGCAAAAACTCTTTGGATGGAAGAAGAAGGCGACCGAACTTCCAGAGTCGCCGGAGACGATTATCGGCGACAGCGGACGAAAGATTTCTGAAAATGTGCTGGACGAGATACTCTGGGATCTCGAGATTGATTTGCTCGAGTCAGACGTTGCCCTTCCAGTTGTGGAAGAGATCAAGAAGGGCGTTCGTGATAACTTGGTAGGTAAGAAGATAGAAAGGGGGTATGCCCCCGAGGACGCCATCGAGCTCGCACTCAAGAGTTCTATTGAGAAAGTCCTTAAGAGGAGTGAGTTCGACTTTGACCAATTCATAGCGACCCGGCAAAAACCTGTCGTCCTCATGTTCGTCGGCATTAATGGGACGGGCAAGACGACTGCCATCGCGAAAATCGCCCACCGCCTTCAAAAGAACGGGATGAGCTGCGTGCTCGCAGCTTCCGACACTTTCAGGGCGGGCGCGATCGAACAACTGGGTGTTCATGCGGAAAGGCTAAACTGCAAGATTGTCAAACACAAACCCGGGAGTGATCCAGCCGCCGTAGCCTTTGACGCGGTCGAGCATGCCAAAGCGAGGAAGAAAGACGTCGTCCTCATCGACACGGCTGGGAGAATGCAAACGAATGTGAACCTGATGGATGAAATGAAAAAGATCAAACGGGTTGTCAAACCAGATCTCGTGATTTTCGTTGGCGATGCCCTTGCAGGCAACGACGCAATTGAGCAGGCTGCGACGTTCGATAAAGAGGTTGGGATCGACGCCGTCATACTCACGAAGATTGATGCGGACGCGAAGGGGGGTGCTGCCCTCTCTATCGCACACGCAGTCAACAAACCGATCGCCTTCCTTTCGACGGGTCAGGGATACGATGACCTCATCAAGTTCGATAGCAAGTGGATGGTCGAAAGGCTGTTCGCAAAGGAGCCTGCCAGCTAAAAGTGTTATCTTTTAATAAAGGCGCAGAAGATCAATCGCTCGACTGCAGATCAGCGCTCGAACTGATCTGGATAACAAATCGTCGCAAGCATGACCGCAAAGACCTTTGCGTCGTTGATAAGGTTGTCCACCTTCGAATATTCATTGACCGCGTGCGCCACCCCATCAACCGTTTGCCACACGTATGCCTCGAACCCTGCCTGTCTGAAGAGATTGGCACATGTGCCGCCACCGATACCCCTTGCCACAGGTTCAATCCCTTTCACCCTCTTGATCGCTGATACAAGCGCGTTTATCGCGTCAGTGTTTGTTGATGAGGGGGGACCTGCCTTAGTCAACTGCTCTGTTTCAATCCTAATTCGCGCGCCTGTCCTCTCTTCAAACAACACAGCAATCGTCTCAACGGTTTTCCTGACCTCTTCGATCTCATACTCTGGCAATACGCGGAAGTCGAGATAGAAAACGTCCTCCGCCGGGATCGTGTTGATGTTACCTACTGTCTGCAACCGCTTCGTCGGCTCAAATGTAGAATTTGGCGGGATGAAGAGGTCATTCAACTTACCGTATTTTTCCGTCAGGTGATCGAGCAGGAAAGACATGAATTTCGATCCGACCTTCATCGCATTGATCCCCTTTCCAGGGGAAGAGGCGTGTGCCTGAATGCCTTCAACGGTGATCTTAAGCCAGAGGAGTGATTTTTCGGCGACCTCGATGACAGACCCGTCCGGCACACCATAGTCTGGCACATAGATCATGTCACCGGACCGGAACACACCTTCCCTAATGAGGAATTTGATCCCTTTTTCATTCCCGCACTCCTCATCAGCCACAAGCGCCAGACCCATTGTCTTTTCGCCAATCAATCCGAAACTGTTGATCGCCTTGGCGGCAAAGAGCGATGCGATAAGCGCCTGACCATTGTCCTCAGCGCCGAGACCATAGAGCTTGCCATCAACAACCCGAGGGGAAAACGGAGGATAGCTCCAACCGTCAAGATCTCCAGGCGGCACCGTGTCCATATGTGTGACTATCCACGCAGTTTGATCAGAAGAGCCCCTCTTCTTAGCAACGATATTTGGTCTCAAACGGAGGCGTACCCTTTCGTCGAGGGCATCGAACAATTCAATCTCTTCGAACCCGCAGCGTTCGGCGAGTTCTTTCAGATATCTCGCCCTCTCAAACTCCCCATCACCCCCATTCTCAGGGCCAATTGCGGGAATTCTGATGAGTTCCTTCAACGCTTCGACCATTTCGTCTTTATAATCATCTATGACAGCAAGCAGTTCATCAACGGATGGCATCAGATCACTCTAAATGAGAAGAGACTTATTTCCTTATAAATCATTATGGCCACGATTTCTTGTCCATGAAAACACCCACTGATCGATCATCCGCATGATCTTGAGTCAAAGACCCACGATTGATGTCCAGCCTGTTATTTTCTAGTTTGTCACTCGTATTTATGGAACCCCCAGCCAGTCTTTCTCCCGAGGCGACCTGCTTGAACCAATCTTCGGAGCAAGGGGCATGGCCGGTATTTCGGATCTCCATACTCACTGTAGAGCACTTCCATGATATTGAGGCAAACATCTAGGCCGATGAGATCGGCCAGCTCGAGGGGTCCCATCGGATGATTTGCACCGAGCTTCATGACCTGATCGATCGCCTCAGCCGATGCAACACCTTCCATCAAACAGTATGCGGCCTCGTTGATCATCGGCACGAGAATTCTATTCGTACAGAATCCTGGGAAATCGTTGACCTCGACGGGTACTTTGCCCATTCTAACGGCGAGCGCCTTAACCAGTTCCTTCGTATCATCGGCGGTCTGTACTGCCCGAATGACTTCTACGAGTTTCATGACCGGGGCGGGGTTAAAGAAATGCATACCGACGACCTTATCAGGCCGCTTCGTTGCCGATGCGAGTTCTGTGATTGGGATCGAGGACGTATTCGATGCAAGAATCGTATCTGGCTTGCAGATAGAGTCGAGGGATGCAAACACCTGCTTTTTTGCGGCCCGGTCCTCGAGGATCGCCTCGATAACAACATCCGAATCCGCTAGGTCTTCGAGTCTAACCGAGCCCCTGATTCTCGACATTATACTCTCCTTGTCTTCCTTTGTCATCTTCCCCTTTTCAATCGCCTTACTCAGGCCCTTCTCAATTTTCGCAATTCCGCTCTGAATGAATGAATCACTGATATCGTTCAGGATGACTTCATACCCACTCTGCGCAGCGACCTGCGCGATACCGCTCCCCATCGTCCCTGCGCCGACAATGCCGATCTTCCTCACATCATCAATCTTCTTCATCTCATTCCCCCCAAGACCCTCATTGTTCTTTATTTCCTAACAATCATGGCGACAGCGTTTCCACCACCAAGGCACAGCGTTGCCAGACCGGTTTCCTTATTCCTGTCGTGCATCGCGTAGAGGAGTGTTGTCAGGACTCTGGCACCACTGCACCCAATTGGGTGACCGAGTGCAACTGCGCCACCATTTACATTGAAGATCTCCTCGGGAACATTGAGCTCTCTCTTGACAGCGACAGAGGCCGTCGCGAAGGCCTCGTTGTGTTCGAAGAGGTCGATGCGGTCGATACTCATGTTGTTCCTTTTGAGGAGCGCCCTGACCGTTGGGATCGGCGCTTCCATTATGTATTCTGGTTTAACCCCACCAGTGTTGTAATCGATGATCGTCGCCATCGGTTTAATCCCCCTCTCCTCCGCGAATTCCCGCGAGGCGACGACGACCGCTGCGGCTCCATCACTGATCTGTGATGAGTTTCCCGCTGTGACGATACCGTCTTTTTTGAAAACCGGTTTCAGTTTTGCCAGTGACTCCATAGAGACATCTGGGCGGACGCCCTCATCAACCTTAAACTCGATATCTCCTTTCTTCGTGCTAATTTTGTATGGGACGATTTCCTTCTCAAACCGTCCAGATCGAATTGCCTCGAGTGCCTTGGTGTGGCTCTGATACGCGAGGAGGTCTGCGTCTTCCCTCGTCACCCCATACTTCTCCGCCACAATCTCACCAGTCATCCCCATCAACATGCCCGCATTCGAATCGAAAAGGCCATCGAAAATCATATGGTCGACGACTTTACCGTCATTCATCCGATAGCCCCACCGGGCCTGCGGGAGCAAATACGGTGCCGCACTCATGTTTTCCATTCCTCCGGCAACGATCACATCGTACTCCCCAGCCTTGATCGCATTCGCAGCGAGCATAACTGCCTTCAGGCCGGATCCGCACATCTTGCTGATGTTGAGCGCACCGATCTCGTACGGAAGACCGGCCCTGATAGCCGCCATCCTCGCTGGGTTCTGCCCGACGCCAGCTGGAAGACAAATGCCCATGATACATTCCTGAATGTCGGTAGGCTCCAGCTGGGCCCTCGATACGCTTTCTTTTATCACGTGCGCCCCGAGGTCATAAACTGGGATGTCCTTAAGTGCTCCACCAAATTTTCCAACAGCTGTTCGAACAGCGCTGAGTATTACAACTTCTTTCATCAAGTACCACTCCTCGTTCACTAAATGATAGTCGGACTTCGCTGCGTGACTAACAGTTGGTGATTATTTTAAAATTGCCTGAGT contains:
- the rpl18a gene encoding 50S ribosomal protein L18Ae, with amino-acid sequence MRAFRVEGTFKINPRKKQKFSIEIAATDEKDAIHRILSNLGSRHKVPRKQIQLNEVKEISIEEATDPVVRYLAGGAR
- the pfdA gene encoding prefoldin subunit alpha, giving the protein MSEKELQESLALLDLYRAQIESLAEQQQIVQASIEEHMRAKSTLASISESEEGTEVLVPVGGNSFVFAKVASNRKAIVGIGSGVSVEKPMDEAVKTIESRLQELIDTFNKLGERRSALEAQSSQLTRKIQETYQKVQQKI
- the ftsY gene encoding signal recognition particle-docking protein FtsY, whose protein sequence is MAKLFESLKQKLFGWKKKATELPESPETIIGDSGRKISENVLDEILWDLEIDLLESDVALPVVEEIKKGVRDNLVGKKIERGYAPEDAIELALKSSIEKVLKRSEFDFDQFIATRQKPVVLMFVGINGTGKTTAIAKIAHRLQKNGMSCVLAASDTFRAGAIEQLGVHAERLNCKIVKHKPGSDPAAVAFDAVEHAKARKKDVVLIDTAGRMQTNVNLMDEMKKIKRVVKPDLVIFVGDALAGNDAIEQAATFDKEVGIDAVILTKIDADAKGGAALSIAHAVNKPIAFLSTGQGYDDLIKFDSKWMVERLFAKEPAS
- a CDS encoding M20 family metallo-hydrolase, whose amino-acid sequence is MPSVDELLAVIDDYKDEMVEALKELIRIPAIGPENGGDGEFERARYLKELAERCGFEEIELFDALDERVRLRLRPNIVAKKRGSSDQTAWIVTHMDTVPPGDLDGWSYPPFSPRVVDGKLYGLGAEDNGQALIASLFAAKAINSFGLIGEKTMGLALVADEECGNEKGIKFLIREGVFRSGDMIYVPDYGVPDGSVIEVAEKSLLWLKITVEGIQAHASSPGKGINAMKVGSKFMSFLLDHLTEKYGKLNDLFIPPNSTFEPTKRLQTVGNINTIPAEDVFYLDFRVLPEYEIEEVRKTVETIAVLFEERTGARIRIETEQLTKAGPPSSTNTDAINALVSAIKRVKGIEPVARGIGGGTCANLFRQAGFEAYVWQTVDGVAHAVNEYSKVDNLINDAKVFAVMLATICYPDQFER
- a CDS encoding 3-hydroxybutyryl-CoA dehydrogenase; the protein is MKKIDDVRKIGIVGAGTMGSGIAQVAAQSGYEVILNDISDSFIQSGIAKIEKGLSKAIEKGKMTKEDKESIMSRIRGSVRLEDLADSDVVIEAILEDRAAKKQVFASLDSICKPDTILASNTSSIPITELASATKRPDKVVGMHFFNPAPVMKLVEVIRAVQTADDTKELVKALAVRMGKVPVEVNDFPGFCTNRILVPMINEAAYCLMEGVASAEAIDQVMKLGANHPMGPLELADLIGLDVCLNIMEVLYSEYGDPKYRPCPLLRRLVQAGRLGRKTGWGFHKYE
- a CDS encoding acetyl-CoA C-acetyltransferase, yielding MKEVVILSAVRTAVGKFGGALKDIPVYDLGAHVIKESVSRAQLEPTDIQECIMGICLPAGVGQNPARMAAIRAGLPYEIGALNISKMCGSGLKAVMLAANAIKAGEYDVIVAGGMENMSAAPYLLPQARWGYRMNDGKVVDHMIFDGLFDSNAGMLMGMTGEIVAEKYGVTREDADLLAYQSHTKALEAIRSGRFEKEIVPYKISTKKGDIEFKVDEGVRPDVSMESLAKLKPVFKKDGIVTAGNSSQISDGAAAVVVASREFAEERGIKPMATIIDYNTGGVKPEYIMEAPIPTVRALLKRNNMSIDRIDLFEHNEAFATASVAVKRELNVPEEIFNVNGGAVALGHPIGCSGARVLTTLLYAMHDRNKETGLATLCLGGGNAVAMIVRK